In one Candidatus Nitronereus thalassa genomic region, the following are encoded:
- a CDS encoding type I restriction-modification system subunit M, whose amino-acid sequence MALKKSELYSSLWQSCDELRGGMDASQYKDYVLVLLFIKYVSDKYAGIPYAPITIPNGASFKDMVALKGKPDIGDQINKKIIAPLANANKLSDMPDFNDPNKLGSGDEMVKKLTNLIAIFENKALDFSKNRAEGDDILGDAYEYLMRHFATQSGKSKGQFYTPAEVSRVIAQIIGIHEAKTTSATTVYDPACGSGSLLLKVGDEAGTAVTLYGQEKDAATSGLARMNMILHNNPTALIVQGNTLSAPQFKEGDTLKTFDYVIANPPFSDKRWSNGIDPLNDPYNRFQPFGTPPGKQGDYAYLLHIVRSLKSQGKGACILPHGVLFRGHAEADIRRNLVRKGYIQGIIGLPANLFFGTGIPACIVVVDKQEAHTRKGIFMIDASEGFMKDGPKNRLRSQDIHKIVDVFNKRQEVQKYARMVSVEEIEKNEFNLNLPRYIDSQMPEDLQDIEGHLKGGIPVADVEALQRYWEVCPNLQQVLFKANRPGYLDLTVDKSTIKPTIYEHPEFATFITDMNRHFAAWRKKSAKRLKALQAGCHPKEIIFGLSEDLLAHYRGKPLMNHYDVYQHLMDYWSDTMQDDCYLIAAEGWKAETSRIIETKKGKDGKPGKQVDKGWACDLIPKPLIVARYFPKEQKAIDQLTVELENTIAQITELEEEHGGEDGAFSEARTDAEEGKEGKVTKATVTKRLKEIEEDKEAEDEASVLSKWLEYNNQQADLKKQLKDAEASLDAKAYAQYPKLTEDEIKTLAVDDKWLATLEKDIHGEMDRISQALTQRVKELAERYENPIPQQVCTVVELEEKVNGHLEKMGFAWK is encoded by the coding sequence ATGGCACTCAAGAAATCTGAACTTTATTCCTCCCTCTGGCAAAGCTGTGATGAGCTGCGTGGTGGGATGGATGCCAGCCAGTATAAGGATTATGTCCTCGTCCTGCTCTTCATTAAATACGTCAGCGACAAATACGCTGGCATCCCCTATGCCCCGATTACCATCCCCAATGGCGCATCTTTCAAGGACATGGTTGCGCTCAAAGGCAAGCCCGACATCGGTGATCAGATCAACAAGAAAATCATCGCTCCGCTGGCCAACGCCAACAAACTGTCGGACATGCCGGACTTCAATGACCCCAACAAGCTGGGCAGCGGCGATGAGATGGTCAAGAAACTCACCAATCTCATCGCCATCTTTGAGAACAAGGCGCTCGATTTCTCGAAGAACCGCGCCGAGGGCGACGACATTCTGGGCGATGCCTATGAATACCTCATGCGCCACTTCGCTACGCAGAGTGGCAAGAGCAAAGGGCAGTTTTACACCCCGGCGGAAGTCAGCCGAGTCATCGCGCAGATCATCGGCATCCATGAGGCCAAGACGACTAGCGCCACCACCGTCTATGACCCTGCCTGTGGCTCCGGCTCACTGCTCCTGAAGGTGGGTGACGAAGCAGGCACGGCTGTCACGCTGTACGGACAGGAAAAGGATGCTGCCACCAGTGGCCTGGCGCGGATGAACATGATCCTGCACAATAACCCCACGGCGCTCATTGTGCAGGGCAACACGCTGTCCGCTCCCCAGTTTAAGGAGGGCGACACTCTTAAGACCTTTGACTACGTCATCGCCAATCCGCCCTTTTCCGACAAACGCTGGAGCAACGGCATCGACCCGCTCAATGATCCGTACAATCGCTTCCAGCCATTCGGCACACCCCCTGGCAAGCAGGGCGACTACGCGTATCTGCTGCACATCGTCCGCTCACTCAAGAGCCAAGGCAAGGGCGCGTGCATCCTGCCGCATGGCGTCCTGTTTCGTGGCCATGCCGAGGCGGACATCCGACGCAATCTGGTTCGCAAGGGGTACATCCAAGGTATTATCGGTTTGCCAGCCAACCTGTTCTTCGGCACAGGCATCCCCGCCTGCATCGTCGTCGTGGACAAACAAGAGGCCCACACGCGCAAGGGCATTTTTATGATCGACGCCAGCGAGGGCTTCATGAAGGACGGCCCCAAAAACCGCCTTCGCTCGCAGGACATCCACAAGATCGTGGACGTCTTCAACAAGCGGCAAGAGGTACAAAAATACGCCCGCATGGTCAGTGTGGAAGAGATCGAAAAAAATGAGTTCAACCTCAATCTTCCGCGCTACATCGACAGTCAGATGCCCGAGGATCTTCAAGACATTGAGGGCCACTTGAAAGGCGGTATTCCCGTCGCCGATGTCGAAGCCCTTCAGCGTTACTGGGAAGTCTGCCCCAATCTTCAACAAGTGCTTTTCAAGGCCAACCGTCCCGGCTATCTCGATCTCACCGTGGACAAGTCAACTATCAAGCCCACCATCTATGAGCACCCGGAGTTCGCCACCTTCATCACCGACATGAACCGCCACTTCGCTGCCTGGCGGAAGAAGAGCGCCAAAAGGCTAAAAGCTTTGCAGGCCGGATGCCATCCCAAGGAAATCATCTTTGGACTCTCCGAGGACTTACTCGCGCATTACAGGGGCAAGCCGCTCATGAACCATTACGATGTGTATCAACATCTCATGGACTATTGGTCTGATACCATGCAGGACGACTGCTACCTCATCGCCGCCGAGGGCTGGAAGGCCGAGACCTCCCGCATCATCGAGACCAAGAAAGGGAAGGATGGCAAACCCGGCAAGCAGGTGGACAAGGGTTGGGCCTGCGATCTCATCCCAAAGCCACTCATCGTCGCACGGTACTTCCCCAAAGAACAGAAAGCCATCGACCAACTCACGGTCGAATTGGAAAATACGATCGCTCAAATCACCGAACTGGAAGAGGAACACGGTGGCGAGGATGGGGCGTTTTCGGAAGCCAGAACCGACGCAGAAGAAGGCAAAGAAGGAAAGGTCACCAAAGCTACGGTGACCAAACGCCTCAAGGAAATCGAAGAGGATAAAGAAGCAGAAGACGAAGCCTCTGTTCTCAGCAAATGGCTGGAATACAATAACCAGCAGGCCGATCTGAAGAAACAACTCAAAGACGCCGAAGCTTCGCTAGACGCCAAGGCCTACGCGCAGTATCCCAAGCTCACCGAGGATGAAATCAAGACACTGGCCGTGGATGATAAATGGCTGGCTACGCTGGAAAAAGACATCCACGGCGAGATGGATCGCATCAGCCAGGCACTCACTCAACGCGTGAAGGAGTTGGCCGAGCGTTATGAAAACCCAATACCACAGCAAGTCTGCACCGTCGTTGAGCTTGAGGAGAAAGTGAACGGCCACCTGGAGAAGATGGGGTTTGCATGGAAGTGA
- a CDS encoding restriction endonuclease subunit S — protein sequence MEVKPGYKRTEVGVIPDDWSFRFLASELDEMTDFVAAGSFEALRNNIRVYDTPNYALYVRLFDLRLGLGHSAQKYVDEFSYRFLSKSNLFGNEILVANIGANVGEAFQMPAGLGPATVAPNMIVLRPNERKIQPDYLFFYLTSDFGQARFGELIAGSGHPKINKTDLKKLKVVVPPLPEQEAIAEALSDADALIEFLEQLLAKKRHLKQGAMQELLPGKKRLPGFEVKPGYKQTEVGVIPEDWHPTTIGDLAIKVGSGITPKGGSSRYKEYGRPFVRSQNIGWGTLHLSGLAYIDDDTHNNFSATELRQDDVLLNITGASIGRSAIADARLAGGNVNQHVCIIRTDSGEIASSFINYFLLSSLGQQQIDSFQAGGNREGLNFGQIRSIKLPLPPTKSEQTAIATILTDMDAEIAALEAKLAKARQLKQGMMQKLLTGRIRLVQRDQEVSKKNAE from the coding sequence ATGGAAGTGAAGCCAGGCTACAAGCGGACCGAGGTTGGGGTGATCCCCGACGATTGGTCATTTCGCTTCCTTGCTAGCGAGTTAGACGAGATGACCGACTTTGTAGCAGCCGGAAGCTTTGAGGCATTGCGAAACAACATTCGAGTCTATGACACTCCAAATTACGCCCTCTATGTTCGTCTCTTCGACCTCAGATTGGGCCTGGGCCACAGCGCGCAAAAATACGTTGATGAGTTCAGCTACAGGTTTCTTTCAAAATCCAACCTTTTTGGAAACGAGATATTGGTTGCCAACATTGGCGCGAACGTTGGCGAAGCGTTCCAAATGCCGGCGGGACTTGGGCCGGCAACAGTCGCCCCCAATATGATTGTCTTAAGGCCAAATGAACGAAAGATTCAACCTGACTACCTTTTCTTCTACCTTACGTCAGATTTCGGACAGGCCAGATTTGGTGAACTGATCGCCGGCAGCGGGCACCCTAAAATCAATAAGACGGACCTGAAAAAGCTAAAGGTCGTCGTCCCCCCCCTTCCCGAACAAGAAGCCATCGCCGAGGCGTTGAGCGATGCGGATGCCCTCATCGAATTCCTGGAGCAACTCCTCGCCAAAAAACGCCATCTCAAACAAGGCGCCATGCAGGAACTCCTCCCCGGCAAAAAGCGCCTGCCGGGATTTGAAGTAAAACCCGGCTACAAACAAACCGAGGTGGGAGTGATTCCAGAGGATTGGCATCCTACGACAATTGGGGATCTCGCCATTAAGGTTGGTAGCGGCATCACACCCAAAGGAGGAAGTAGCAGATATAAGGAATACGGGAGGCCATTTGTCCGGAGCCAAAATATCGGTTGGGGAACGCTTCATCTCAGTGGACTAGCTTATATAGACGACGATACGCACAATAATTTTTCTGCGACAGAGTTAAGACAAGATGACGTCCTCTTAAATATCACGGGAGCCTCAATTGGTCGTAGTGCAATCGCTGATGCTCGTTTGGCTGGCGGCAATGTGAATCAGCACGTCTGCATTATTAGAACGGACTCCGGTGAAATTGCATCAAGCTTCATCAACTATTTTTTACTTTCAAGTTTAGGACAGCAGCAAATTGACAGTTTCCAAGCAGGCGGAAATCGTGAAGGGCTCAATTTTGGCCAAATTCGTTCCATCAAGCTACCCCTTCCCCCCACCAAATCTGAACAAACCGCCATCGCCACCATACTTACCGACATGGACGCGGAAATCGCTGCGCTGGAAGCGAAACTCGCCAAAGCTCGCCAGCTCAAGCAGGGCATGATGCAGAAACTCCTCACCGGAAGGATTCGCCTGGTCCAAAGGGATCAGGAAGTGAGTAAAAAAAATGCTGAATAA